From a single Clostridium isatidis genomic region:
- the dapF gene encoding diaminopimelate epimerase, with amino-acid sequence MKIEFTKMHGCGNDYIFFNCINHDINKPEELSKSISNRHFGIGGDGIVLIYKSNKADAKMRMFNADGSEGKMCGNAIRCIGKYLFDNEIIKKKNVTIETISGVKNLTLHIINNLVSSVTVDMGKAEFLPSKIPVKLNGEKIINRKISINGEDYKITCVSIGNPHCVVFQDNIETLNLMSIGPNFENFPIFPERINTEFVKVIDKNTIKMRVWERGSGETLACGTGACAAAVAAVENRFCNKGEDIYVILKGGELIINYTNERILMTGKAEKVFDGYIEI; translated from the coding sequence ATGAAAATTGAATTTACAAAAATGCATGGCTGTGGTAATGATTATATTTTCTTTAATTGTATCAATCATGACATTAATAAACCTGAAGAACTCTCAAAATCTATCTCCAACAGACATTTCGGTATTGGAGGTGATGGAATTGTACTAATTTACAAATCAAATAAAGCAGATGCGAAAATGCGTATGTTTAATGCTGATGGAAGTGAAGGAAAAATGTGTGGAAATGCAATAAGATGCATAGGAAAATATTTATTTGATAATGAAATTATTAAAAAGAAAAATGTAACTATTGAAACTATAAGCGGGGTAAAAAATTTAACACTTCATATAATAAATAACTTAGTTTCATCAGTGACTGTAGATATGGGTAAAGCAGAATTTTTACCTTCAAAGATTCCTGTTAAACTTAATGGAGAAAAAATAATTAATAGAAAAATATCCATAAATGGTGAGGATTATAAAATAACCTGTGTTTCAATAGGAAATCCTCATTGCGTTGTTTTTCAAGATAATATAGAAACCCTTAATTTAATGAGTATTGGACCAAATTTCGAAAATTTCCCTATTTTTCCTGAAAGAATAAACACTGAATTCGTTAAGGTTATAGACAAAAACACTATTAAAATGAGGGTTTGGGAACGCGGTAGTGGTGAAACTTTAGCTTGTGGAACAGGAGCTTGTGCTGCTGCTGTAGCTGCTGTTGAAAATAGATTTTGTAATAAGGGAGAAGATATTTATGTTATTCTAAAGGGCGGAGAACTTATTATTAACTATACAAATGAAAGAATACTAATGACTGGTAAAGCTGAAAAGGTATTTGACGGTTATATAGAAATTTAA